The Candidatus Angelobacter sp. genome includes a region encoding these proteins:
- a CDS encoding SRPBCC family protein: protein MKKPNQVYTTFIRTTPNKLWAAITKPEFTRQYWASLANVSDWKKGSKWEHTTKENEVWITGKVLECVPPKRLVLSWADPDDLVDKSRVTFEIEAIKDMVCLTVTHGNFKAGSTMAGKVSWGWPRVLSSMKSYLETGKGLNVFAR, encoded by the coding sequence ATGAAAAAGCCGAATCAGGTTTACACGACATTCATCCGCACCACGCCGAATAAATTGTGGGCGGCCATCACCAAACCCGAATTCACCCGTCAATATTGGGCGAGTTTGGCGAACGTCTCAGATTGGAAGAAAGGCTCAAAATGGGAACACACCACTAAGGAGAATGAGGTTTGGATCACGGGTAAAGTCTTGGAATGCGTCCCACCCAAACGCCTCGTCCTGTCCTGGGCCGACCCGGACGATCTCGTCGACAAATCGCGCGTCACTTTTGAAATCGAGGCAATTAAAGACATGGTGTGCCTGACGGTGACCCACGGGAATTTCAAGGCCGGTTCGACCATGGCTGGCAAAGTTTCCTGGGGCTGGCCGCGCGTGCTTTCGAGCATGAAATCCTATCTTGAAACCGGCAAGGGACTAAACGTCTTCGCTCGTTGA